In a single window of the Harpia harpyja isolate bHarHar1 chromosome 3, bHarHar1 primary haplotype, whole genome shotgun sequence genome:
- the EXOC3L4 gene encoding exocyst complex component 3-like protein 4, with translation MEVASEQSSPTLHSRDSGFFERGIKTMLSIRKSKQSLNKEKGKEGTSTWKGKRLSLRFSKSYEENKTTICNGVEEIGKKIEAEPIQGKPLSVMEINELIQKRQLLEAFASIRYLEDETIAERDAEKYQDNPQEFVRKSKDVDLLYNSISNAIQSIVVGTLEHPTVEDTMLASLVTLIACEEAAHPNTGNAAGPGLDLLGTPRKWREEWREAVNESARKRVLRIPMASKEEESSWLDLHLGFLQKHLSEDLLKIKLSVKKCYPEEYQVCDTYVEAFHKAIASHLQDLSQRPLEFNELYTLLDWVANTYRSELFLGHPDLKPEVKPENLSLLLTPADWDKLKNDYIASAKGKIKSYFGNILRLEVTEKWEKEVHPEVKENLYHSSVSFDIQTIIGEHTKISGAISRSLEMKMLELCLAELHEFIPRFGEEFVAWSTARDSPIFAPYFVAYVNSFHDLASGLETVFKVNTEELQKILAALTRNFTNIFLNKLRTKAQPLLKKILTKDWILATERPDSLALAVSQFSKHLQHMREPMGQELLRDIHKYVVREYIMQVIKPRRKMNAETQQQVSEKMNQEARILNNTLIDQGSDSDWLLPAIHHIANIIGEKKKDRIKEYVKELCQDYPDIRKEHVLAVLALRGLGCARRAAIFQQGYHVLESPDGREDSTLFTEIDAPVSISCF, from the exons ATGGAGGTTGCTTCTGAACAAAGCAGCCCAACTTTGCATAGCAGGGACAGTGGGTTCTTTGAAAGAGGTATTAAAACAATGTTAAGCATCCGGAAATCAAAACAAAGTCtgaacaaagagaaaggaaaggaaggtaCCAGCACTTGGAAAGGAAAACGACTTTCTTTGCGATTCTCCAAGAGCTACGAGGAGAACAAAACCACGATCTGTAATGGTGTGGAGGAGATTGGTAAGAAGATAGAAGCAGAGCCCATTCAAGGAAAGCCTCTTTCAG TAATGGAAATCAATGAACTTATTCAGAAAAGGCAACTTTTGGAAGCATTTGCAAGCATCAGGTACTTGGAAGATGAGACTATTGCTGAACGGGATGCTGAGAAATACCAAGATAACCCCCAGGAATTTGTACGGAAATCCAAGGATGTGGATTTGCTTTATAACTCTATCTCAAATGCGATCCAGTCCATTGTGGTGGGAACGCTGGAGCATCCCACTGTAGAGGACACTATGCTGGCCTCCCTGGTGACTTTAATTGCTTGTGAAGAAGCAGCTCATCCTAACACAGGCAATGCTGCTGGTCCTGGGTTGGACTTGCTTGGCACGCCCAGAAAGTggagggaggagtggagggaagctGTCAACGAGAGTGCTAGAAAAAGAGTCCTGAGGATACCCATGGCATCGAAGGAAGAAGAGAGTTCTTGGCTTGATCTCCACTTAGGATTCCTCCAGAAACACCTGAGTGAAGACTTACTGAAAATCAAGTTATCAGTAAAAAAGTGCTATCCGGAGGAGTACCAGGTGTGTGACACGTATGTGGAGGCTTTTCACAAGGCCATTGCCTCACACTTGCAAGATCTCTCCCAGAGACCACTGGAATTCAATGAGCTCTACACCTTACTCGACTGGGTGGCCAACACCTACCGCAG TGAACTCTTTCTGGGTCACCCTGATCTCAAACCAGAAGTTAAGCCAGAAAACCTGTCCCTGCTGTTAACACCAGCTGATTGGGATAAACTGAAAAATGACTACATCGCTTCTGCAAAG GGGAAAATCAAAAGTTATTTTGGAAACATCCTGCGACTGGAGGTCACAGAGAAGTGGGAGAAGGAAGTTCATCCAGAAGTGAAGGAAAACCTCTACCACTCCTCAGTCTCCTTTGATATTCAAACG ATCATCGGGGAGCACACGAAGATATCTGGAGCAATCAGTAGAAGCCTGGAAATGAAAATGCTTGAGCTGTGCCTGGCAGAGCTGCACGAATTCATACCAAG GTTCGGGGAGGAGTTCGTGGCGTGGAGCACTGCCCGGGACAGCCCCATCTTTGCGCCCTATTTCGTTGCCTACGTCAACAGCTTCCACGACCTGGC gtCAGGGTTAGAAACGGTGTTTAAAGTCAACACTGAGGAACTGCAGAAGATTTTGGCAGCTCTGACAAGgaacttcacaaatatttttttaaataaattaagaaCAAAAGCACAG CCACTCCTTAAGAAAATCCTCACCAAGGACTGGATTTTGGCGACGGAAAGGCCAGACTCACTGGCGTTGGCAGTCTCGCAGTTCTCCAAGCACCTGCAGCACATGAGGGAGCCCATGGGGCAG gaactTCTACGTGATATTCATAAGTACGTGGTGAGGGAATACATCATGCAGGTCATCAAACCCAGACGGAAAATGAATGCGGAGACACAACAGCAAGTGAGTGAAAAGATGAACCAGGAAGCCAGAATCCTTAATAATACACTCATTGATCAG GGCTCTGACTCTGACTGGCTTCTTCCCGCCATACACCACATTGCCAATATAattggggagaagaaaaaagacaggaTCAAGGAGTACGTCAAGGAGCTGTGTCAGGATTATCCAGATATCAG GAAGGAGCACGTCCTGGCAGTCCTCGCGCTCCGGGGCCTGGGGTGCGCCAGGAGAGCGGCAATTTTCCAGCAAGGCTACCATGTGTTGGAGAGCCCTGACGGTAGGGAGGACAGCACGCTCTTCACTGAAATTGATGCCCCGGTGTCCATCAGCTGCTTCTAA